A genomic region of Candidatus Marimicrobium litorale contains the following coding sequences:
- a CDS encoding DUF3703 domain-containing protein: MAPNFTTKIAPHVESELAEARRSRLVGHAMQEFVHLERAHVLGQESTYWHVKVHTLMLLWALRNHRVREALGQLFRIVGAATKTALGLVPQGNTGGTNVSPFKAMPIAPELAALIGEAKADV; the protein is encoded by the coding sequence ATGGCACCTAACTTCACCACGAAAATAGCACCCCACGTAGAGTCAGAGCTGGCCGAAGCGCGGCGATCCAGATTAGTCGGCCATGCTATGCAGGAATTTGTGCATCTCGAAAGAGCCCATGTGCTCGGTCAGGAGTCTACCTACTGGCATGTCAAAGTTCATACACTGATGCTGCTGTGGGCTCTGCGAAACCATAGAGTGCGGGAAGCGCTAGGTCAGCTCTTCCGCATTGTTGGCGCTGCCACAAAAACGGCGCTTGGATTGGTGCCGCAGGGAAATACCGGCGGAACCAACGTTAGCCCATTCAAAGCAATGCCAATCGCACCTGAGTTGGCCGCATTGATTGGAGAAGCCAAGGCCGATGTGTAG
- a CDS encoding cation diffusion facilitator family transporter: MHNHSLEDDASSRRIGLVFFLNLSFTIIEFIGGILTNSTAIMADAVHDLGDSLSIGSAWVLNRLGRRSANSEFTYGYRRLSLFGAFLNSVVLIAGSLWVLSEALPRLADPVMPMAEGMLALAILGVTVNGFAAYRLSKGNTLNEKVLNWHLLEDVLGWLSVLVVSITLMFVDWPILDPLLSVGFTLFILFNVVRNLWATGKLFLQAVPDRALHDKIRKTLLDVDSVSGVHHQHLWSLDGEHHVLTAHIVVDRNFNADEYGRIKSATAEALEQYGLAHTTIEVECSEELCRDGTPEQDNRQTNHTAGDHDGT, translated from the coding sequence ATGCACAACCACAGCCTTGAGGATGACGCCAGCTCCAGACGCATAGGATTGGTTTTTTTCCTGAACCTGAGCTTCACTATCATTGAGTTCATCGGCGGAATACTGACCAACAGCACAGCCATCATGGCGGACGCTGTGCACGACCTGGGTGACAGCCTGTCTATCGGCAGCGCCTGGGTACTGAACCGGTTGGGGCGCAGATCCGCCAACAGCGAATTCACCTATGGTTATCGCCGTTTGTCACTGTTCGGCGCCTTTCTCAACAGCGTGGTGCTGATTGCCGGATCGCTGTGGGTATTGAGCGAGGCTCTACCACGGCTTGCGGACCCGGTGATGCCGATGGCGGAGGGTATGCTCGCGCTGGCCATCCTGGGCGTTACCGTCAATGGGTTCGCAGCCTATCGTCTGAGCAAGGGCAACACCCTCAACGAAAAGGTGCTGAACTGGCACCTCTTGGAGGATGTGCTGGGCTGGCTGTCGGTACTGGTGGTGTCCATTACATTGATGTTTGTCGACTGGCCCATTCTCGACCCGCTGCTGTCAGTGGGCTTCACTCTCTTTATTCTGTTCAATGTGGTCCGCAATCTTTGGGCTACTGGTAAGCTATTTCTCCAGGCGGTACCTGACCGCGCGCTTCACGATAAGATTCGGAAAACACTGTTGGATGTCGACAGCGTCAGCGGCGTCCATCACCAACATCTCTGGTCACTTGACGGAGAACACCATGTGCTGACAGCCCACATTGTTGTGGACAGGAACTTTAATGCTGATGAGTACGGTCGCATCAAGAGTGCCACGGCTGAGGCACTCGAACAGTATGGGCTGGCTCACACCACCATTGAAGTTGAATGCAGTGAGGAGCTATGTCGCGATGGCACGCCGGAGCAGGACAATCGACAGACTAATCACACCGCGGGAGATCACGATGGCACCTAA
- a CDS encoding phage integrase N-terminal domain-containing protein: protein MRDLNYQLKMLCRHSHEGSFETRVGRERQLTAIANQLHELGFRQLQAKSLKQKHVKALVDHWQGQNLSPGTIKNRMSCLRWWAEKVNRRAVVAGSNDFYGIPDRQFVSDNSKAKGLAREQLDQVKDEHVRMSLRLQKAFGLRREEALKIRPRWADRGDHLHLKASWTKGGRERTVPIRTREQRALLEQAKRLAGVGALIPGGRSYIEQLRIYERHTANAGLSKMHGLRHAYAQQRYLELTGWPSPQGGGPSKKDLTPAQQQADQLARLAISRELGHVREQITAVYLGR from the coding sequence ATGCGCGACCTGAACTACCAACTGAAAATGTTATGCCGCCACAGCCATGAAGGCAGCTTCGAAACCCGGGTGGGCCGGGAGCGCCAGCTGACCGCCATCGCCAACCAGTTGCACGAGCTGGGCTTTCGGCAGCTGCAGGCCAAGTCTCTCAAGCAGAAGCATGTAAAGGCCCTGGTCGACCACTGGCAGGGGCAGAATCTCTCGCCGGGCACCATCAAGAACCGCATGAGCTGTTTACGCTGGTGGGCGGAGAAGGTTAACAGGCGGGCCGTGGTGGCCGGTTCCAATGATTTCTATGGCATACCGGACCGGCAGTTTGTGTCCGACAATAGTAAAGCCAAGGGCCTGGCGCGCGAGCAGCTTGACCAGGTCAAGGATGAACATGTGCGCATGAGCCTCCGCCTACAGAAGGCCTTCGGCCTGCGTAGGGAGGAAGCCCTAAAAATCCGGCCCCGCTGGGCGGACCGGGGCGACCACCTGCACCTGAAAGCCAGCTGGACCAAAGGTGGGCGGGAACGCACCGTCCCCATCCGGACCAGGGAGCAGCGCGCTCTGCTGGAGCAGGCCAAACGCCTGGCCGGGGTGGGCGCCCTGATCCCCGGGGGACGCAGCTACATCGAGCAGCTCCGGATCTACGAGCGCCACACGGCCAATGCAGGCCTCTCCAAAATGCACGGGCTGCGCCATGCCTATGCCCAACAACGCTACCTGGAACTCACCGGTTGGCCCTCCCCCCAGGGCGGCGGACCCAGCAAGAAGGACCTGACCCCGGCGCAGCAGCAGGCGGATCAGCTGGCGCGCCTGGCCATCAGCAGGGAGTTGGGCCATGTCCGCGAACAGATTACCGCGGTTTACCTGGGGAGATAG